One window of the Podospora pseudopauciseta strain CBS 411.78 chromosome 4, whole genome shotgun sequence genome contains the following:
- a CDS encoding hypothetical protein (COG:F; COG:J; EggNog:ENOG503P0JQ): MPTNTNTPPNPHPPSTLLTTLLTLTESTIIPLTTTGVSSGSKLFGASILSRDTLSPITTATNNEALSPLLHGEINCIQQFFTTIPPSSRPFPSSCIFFATHEPCSLCLSGITWAGFNEFYYLFTYEDSRDAFNIPYDIDILEEVFKVRGENEGEGEFKRRGLYNKNNKFFKSKSLGELIEEVEDEKEREYFRGEVKRLKGLYDALSETYQKGKAEGVGSESVWK, from the coding sequence atgcccaccaacaccaacaccccccccaacccgcaccccccctcaactctcctcaccaccctcctcaccctcaccgagTCCACCATaatccccctcaccaccaccggcgtcTCCTCCGGCTCAAAACTCTTCGGcgcctccatcctctcccgtGACACCCTGTCCCCCATAACAACAGCCACAAACAACGaagccctctcccccctcctccacggcgAAATAAACTGCATCCAGCAattcttcaccaccatccccccctcctcccgccccttcccttcttcctGCATCTTTTTCGCCACACACGAGCCCTGTTCCCTCTGTCTGTCTGGAATCACCTGGGCTGGGTTCAACGAGTTCTACTATTTGTTCACCTACGAGGACTCAAGAGACGCGTTCAATATCCCGTATGACATTGAcattttggaggaggtgttcaAAGTAAGGGGAGAaaatgagggggagggggagtttaagaggagggggttgtatAACAAGAATAACAAGTTCTTCAAGAGCAAGAGTCTAGGGGAGCTGatcgaggaggtggaggatgagaaggagagggagtaCTTCAGGGGGGAGGTCAAGAGGCTAAAGGGGTTATATGACGCGCTCAGTGAGACGTACCAGAAGGGCAAGGCGGAGGGTGTGGGGAGTGAGAGTGTTTGGAAGTAA